In the genome of Armatimonadota bacterium, one region contains:
- a CDS encoding transposase — protein sequence MTSDAGLIALREFDERIGFTDCIARCLRDRRHSSYVRHDLKQLIIQRLHGIIGGCEDQNDAQRLRCAQTDPVPYKLFKVGALIRHSTRRFWLHLASGWPHEDLVRSALRDVGQLSVPTRPLAAFGPSLAPMTFPLLISTG from the coding sequence ATCACGTCCGATGCCGGTCTCATCGCCCTGCGCGAGTTCGATGAGCGCATCGGCTTTACCGACTGCATCGCCCGCTGCCTGCGCGACCGGCGCCATTCCTCGTACGTTCGCCACGACCTCAAGCAGCTCATCATCCAACGCCTGCACGGCATTATCGGCGGGTGCGAAGATCAGAATGACGCCCAGCGCCTGCGCTGCGCCCAGACCGACCCCGTGCCCTACAAGCTCTTCAAGGTGGGGGCGCTCATCAGGCACAGCACCCGCCGCTTCTGGCTGCACCTGGCGTCCGGCTGGCCCCACGAAGACCTGGTGCGAAGCGCCTTGCGCGACGTGGGGCAACTCTCGGTACCCACTCGCCCCCTCGCCGCATTTGGTCCTTCCCTGGCCCCGATGACCTTCCCGCTTCTCATCTCAACCGGGTGA
- a CDS encoding 2-isopropylmalate synthase has translation MSRKICIFDTTLRDGEQSPGASLSLSEKITIAHQLAKLNVDVIEAGFPISSPEDFEAVKRVAQEVEGPEVAGLCRAVEKDIDAAWGALQFAKKPRIHTFIGTSNLHIESKFQSTKPEILKRAVHAVEYAKQACPNVEFSAEDAMRTDLDYLRDVVEAVIEAGATTVNIPDTVGYTTPWEIHETIKYLFENVPNIHQAVISVHNHDDLGMSVANSLAAVMAGAGQVECTINGMGERAGNASLEEIVMAIKTRADILNCETGIVTRELMKTSRMVSNLTGFIVQRNKAIVGENAFAHEAGIHQHGVIMNRQTYEIMRPEDVGVSESVLTLGRRSGKHGLRKRLEDLGYEVTDEQMSEIYERFVRIADTKKQVYDEDLEMIMREATDTMPAVWTLVSLQTTSGPQTMPTATVKLEREGQIFQDAACGNGPVDASCKAIERITGVELTLEDYSLRSVSMGKDALGEATVRVKRNGREAIGKAASTDVVEASAKAYLNAVNRLLVMEERSERPEGV, from the coding sequence ATGTCCAGGAAGATCTGCATTTTCGATACAACCTTGAGGGACGGAGAGCAGTCGCCCGGGGCGAGCCTGAGCCTGTCCGAAAAGATCACCATCGCCCACCAGCTGGCGAAGCTGAATGTGGACGTCATCGAGGCTGGGTTCCCGATCTCCTCGCCCGAGGACTTCGAGGCCGTCAAGCGCGTGGCGCAGGAGGTCGAAGGCCCCGAGGTCGCCGGTCTGTGCCGAGCGGTGGAGAAGGACATCGACGCGGCCTGGGGTGCGTTGCAGTTCGCCAAGAAGCCGCGCATTCACACCTTCATCGGTACCAGCAACCTGCATATCGAGAGCAAGTTCCAGAGCACGAAGCCCGAGATTCTCAAGCGCGCAGTACACGCTGTCGAGTATGCGAAGCAGGCGTGCCCCAACGTGGAGTTCAGCGCCGAAGACGCCATGCGTACCGACCTGGACTACCTGCGCGACGTTGTGGAGGCAGTCATTGAGGCCGGGGCCACCACCGTGAACATCCCGGACACCGTGGGATACACCACTCCGTGGGAGATCCACGAGACCATCAAGTACCTGTTTGAGAATGTGCCGAACATCCACCAGGCGGTCATCAGCGTGCACAACCATGACGACCTGGGAATGTCGGTTGCCAACTCCCTCGCCGCTGTCATGGCGGGAGCCGGACAGGTGGAGTGCACGATCAACGGCATGGGTGAGCGTGCCGGCAACGCCTCATTGGAAGAGATCGTCATGGCGATCAAGACTCGTGCCGACATTCTCAACTGCGAGACGGGGATCGTAACGCGCGAGCTGATGAAGACATCGCGCATGGTGAGCAATCTCACCGGTTTCATCGTCCAGCGCAACAAGGCCATCGTCGGTGAGAACGCCTTCGCACATGAGGCGGGGATCCACCAGCACGGGGTCATCATGAACCGCCAGACCTATGAGATCATGCGGCCTGAGGACGTGGGCGTGTCCGAGAGCGTACTGACCCTGGGCCGCCGGTCGGGCAAGCATGGCCTGCGCAAGCGCCTTGAGGACCTGGGTTACGAAGTCACCGACGAGCAGATGAGTGAGATCTACGAGCGGTTCGTGCGCATTGCTGACACCAAGAAGCAGGTGTACGACGAAGACCTCGAGATGATCATGCGCGAGGCCACCGACACCATGCCGGCGGTCTGGACTCTGGTAAGCCTGCAGACCACATCAGGCCCGCAGACCATGCCCACCGCCACGGTGAAGCTGGAGCGGGAGGGCCAGATCTTCCAGGATGCGGCCTGCGGCAACGGCCCCGTGGACGCCTCCTGCAAGGCCATCGAGCGTATAACCGGCGTCGAGTTGACCCTGGAGGATTACTCCTTGCGCAGCGTGAGTATGGGTAAGGACGCTCTGGGTGAGGCGACTGTGAGGGTGAAGCGCAACGGGCGCGAGGCCATCGGCAAGGCTGCAAGCACCGACGTGGTGGAAGCGAGCGCCAAGGCGTATCTCAACGCGGTGAACCGCCTACTGGTGATGGAGGAACGGTCCGAGCGGCCCGAGGGGGTCTGA
- a CDS encoding (4Fe-4S)-binding protein has protein sequence MITAEQVKQCALESGADLVGIGDMSRFEGAPTDCDPRYIFPEAKSIIGLGFRVHRGLYRGIEEGTFFAALPSMGYANINDVYAPICLREVGDFIEDSGYEAVLYQNTAVRYGANRGVPIREGFPRPDVFLHFRIAAYICGMGEIGWSKVFITPRFGPRQRFAFIITDAELEPDPLVPPGTLCDRCKQCARDCPVGAISEDKAVTINIGGYEIQWGELDVDRCSAGFQSATREYNPFLPEKAADGIDLLRTMPPGPERNAAMAEYGGAWGVGRGTPYSAAGWESYHHPGAICGARGCQRACFIHLEERGVLENKFHRPFRLRKPWKLETNAEYTPATKQTLEDGES, from the coding sequence ATGATCACCGCCGAGCAGGTCAAGCAGTGCGCGCTGGAATCGGGCGCCGATCTAGTGGGCATCGGCGACATGTCCCGTTTTGAGGGAGCCCCCACGGACTGCGACCCGCGCTATATCTTCCCGGAAGCGAAGTCCATCATCGGCCTCGGGTTCCGGGTGCATCGCGGCCTGTACCGGGGCATTGAGGAAGGCACGTTCTTCGCAGCCCTGCCGTCGATGGGTTACGCGAACATCAATGACGTGTACGCGCCCATCTGCCTGCGCGAAGTGGGCGACTTCATCGAGGACAGCGGGTACGAGGCGGTGCTCTACCAGAACACTGCCGTCCGCTATGGAGCCAACCGCGGTGTGCCCATACGGGAGGGCTTCCCGCGCCCCGACGTTTTCCTGCATTTCCGCATCGCCGCTTACATCTGCGGCATGGGCGAAATCGGCTGGAGCAAAGTCTTCATCACCCCGCGCTTCGGACCACGCCAGCGGTTCGCCTTCATCATCACCGACGCCGAACTCGAGCCCGACCCGCTGGTGCCGCCCGGAACCCTCTGCGACCGCTGCAAGCAGTGCGCGCGTGACTGCCCGGTGGGAGCGATCAGCGAGGACAAGGCGGTCACCATCAACATCGGCGGGTATGAAATCCAGTGGGGCGAGCTCGATGTGGACCGCTGCAGCGCCGGGTTCCAGTCGGCCACCCGCGAGTACAACCCCTTCCTGCCCGAGAAAGCCGCGGACGGCATCGACCTGTTGCGCACCATGCCACCCGGGCCCGAGCGCAATGCGGCCATGGCGGAGTACGGCGGGGCGTGGGGCGTCGGTCGCGGCACACCGTACAGCGCCGCGGGCTGGGAGAGCTACCATCATCCGGGCGCGATCTGCGGCGCGCGAGGTTGCCAACGCGCGTGCTTCATCCATCTCGAGGAGCGCGGCGTCCTGGAGAACAAGTTCCACCGCCCCTTCCGCCTGAGGAAGCCGTGGAAGCTGGAGACTAATGCGGAGTACACTCCGGCAACGAAGCAGACGCTGGAAGACGGGGAAAGTTGA
- a CDS encoding discoidin domain-containing protein produces MQRLAVLCVLLLWPAVGSADPPADQPDATNLALHRPATQSSVYGGTGVATVAANGVDGVIAPDNDLQSLFHTNLEDQPWWQVDLGAVVAIGEVHLHNRVLDAAPDVAARARTAQVLLSDDGKQWRRVYQHDGTTFAVLRLALKDARGRHVRVQLGERTYLHMYEVEVYGPADRGADPHPVNPGNAPLPSGTGTTPPPVATTDGGKWFTHPNGTYRFRVPAGWQESRSSDDSALLLTPSQTGQESIIVAAQGVTYSGALEDAQRIAEEVELDGLREPRQAMRMTLGGAPALLVWGRSRTSEKMLWNLDVFDRGTIHSLIVCGPPDSKRTAALDLVLSSYELLGGVGTLPTTASPDTGDASPDEDLSLPSGLDPLPPESEAPPAPAANPLPPVPAGKRLAQTVVGPAGGKVEAPGAVTMVFPPGALAAKETITVTTGEAIAGARLYDITRTGTGLMTKPVQLSFPVPAGLKPDDVLALHQLAPGVYGAPRFRYDPEAGLLTTEVKHFSAVGWLSVLAVVGGLYVTGTGDRLVAPLTPYLTAEQAMKLLSALVGALSGGYTANAVGLVVVGVPGLGIVVGVAGGAYAGSRILTAAHEAYLRKGLAGPLPVGRFNVYWPENAWPAQPAVMAILGNQELYNLLGPDVLAPETITGVPFGAPDPLASLLRPKAVRLPVNVLMVMERLQYAERWYELHQMPVPAGPTDVVIRPWEGTVVGETYNGAIHLNANLLAGEGATDGRVEATIAHELFHLICASQGWTERRFVGSEDSVCVAMETQVFPHVTAFREYAWPLVFPTLRNGLVRQGPGEEANIPARRGYYLWPWTHYLAYSYGVSALREYVTDTIPDDALAQRFRNFCYSVIAADRALRDPLTVAGVRASTGWALGNRDLDRMAEATMGSRTATLPLGASDLRASSPLSLSLLVLNVPRSPGGTLVIRRDWPEETEEYVAIRPSTARENERLPSGRTTADMRSMKGGMALRGAWVDSPTFKTYLPVAVICTATGQQGAPQTDARLIAYRLNPPTGVTMTKQPGQPTRLSWKLPETGCTLPLNDCLSSYRVFGKTKNNTDQLIAELYFDIPQADLKQFEGKAMLSITPGQTEVMFPAAATEQYIAMGMQSVEKALKYPSGKQVMSDIAWSPYACSISISPNPFEVTVGRQMVFDAKADYPPKGARYVWSCSGQVVRNYEASAPMQFATEGPASVTVTLMSEDGKTLCSATASGRVKKKELPPEQPDVQEPAKDEATAHGVWRLARREVESSQQERPWHEIAISDGSTDARNYNRLVGEPDRRMLYHCLHSWSAPPTTIVPGREYSMRITAQSVAFPEGEGARTTTVFGAGSFLTEEGVSTDGGSTEPAAAQLKFQAYQGAPGATWRLWVGGAGGWMRWRVDYVYEWVP; encoded by the coding sequence GTCTACCAACACGATGGCACGACCTTCGCGGTACTGCGGTTGGCGCTGAAGGACGCCCGGGGGCGCCACGTGCGCGTCCAACTCGGCGAGCGGACCTACCTGCACATGTACGAGGTGGAGGTATACGGCCCGGCGGATCGCGGCGCAGATCCGCATCCGGTCAATCCGGGGAACGCCCCCCTGCCGTCGGGAACAGGAACGACGCCTCCACCGGTGGCGACGACAGACGGCGGCAAATGGTTCACACACCCTAACGGTACCTACCGCTTTCGCGTCCCGGCGGGGTGGCAGGAGTCCCGCTCGAGTGACGACAGTGCACTGCTCCTTACTCCGTCCCAGACGGGGCAGGAGTCCATCATCGTGGCCGCACAGGGGGTAACGTACAGCGGCGCACTCGAGGACGCGCAACGCATTGCAGAGGAGGTGGAACTAGATGGTCTACGCGAGCCCCGACAAGCTATGCGCATGACCCTGGGAGGGGCGCCGGCGTTGCTGGTCTGGGGCCGGTCAAGAACCAGCGAAAAGATGCTCTGGAACCTGGATGTCTTCGACCGAGGCACCATCCACTCCCTCATAGTGTGCGGACCACCAGACAGCAAACGCACGGCCGCGCTGGACCTCGTATTGAGCAGTTACGAGTTACTGGGCGGGGTGGGGACGCTGCCGACCACCGCCAGCCCGGACACCGGCGACGCTAGCCCCGACGAGGACCTGAGCCTGCCGAGCGGGCTGGATCCCCTGCCCCCCGAGTCCGAGGCACCGCCGGCGCCCGCGGCGAACCCGCTGCCCCCGGTGCCGGCGGGCAAGCGTTTGGCGCAGACCGTGGTCGGGCCCGCCGGCGGCAAGGTCGAAGCTCCCGGCGCCGTGACGATGGTCTTCCCGCCGGGGGCGCTGGCCGCCAAAGAGACGATTACCGTCACCACCGGGGAGGCCATCGCCGGCGCGCGGCTCTATGACATCACTCGCACCGGAACCGGCCTCATGACCAAGCCGGTGCAGTTGTCTTTCCCCGTGCCCGCAGGCCTTAAGCCTGACGATGTCTTGGCCCTCCATCAGTTGGCCCCGGGCGTGTATGGGGCGCCACGCTTCCGCTATGACCCCGAGGCGGGCCTGCTGACGACCGAGGTGAAGCATTTCAGCGCCGTGGGGTGGCTATCGGTTCTGGCCGTCGTGGGTGGGCTCTATGTCACGGGAACGGGCGATCGACTCGTCGCTCCGCTCACACCGTACTTGACGGCCGAACAGGCGATGAAGCTCCTCAGTGCCCTCGTCGGCGCTCTGAGCGGAGGCTACACCGCGAATGCAGTGGGCCTTGTGGTCGTGGGGGTGCCGGGCCTTGGGATCGTCGTCGGGGTAGCGGGCGGCGCCTACGCTGGCAGTCGAATCCTGACTGCGGCCCACGAGGCCTACCTGCGCAAGGGCCTGGCCGGTCCGCTGCCTGTGGGCAGGTTCAACGTCTATTGGCCGGAGAATGCCTGGCCAGCTCAACCCGCTGTCATGGCGATTCTCGGGAACCAGGAGCTCTACAACCTGCTCGGCCCAGACGTTCTTGCCCCAGAGACTATTACAGGCGTGCCCTTCGGCGCCCCCGATCCTCTCGCCAGTCTTCTGCGACCAAAGGCGGTCCGTTTGCCCGTGAACGTCCTTATGGTCATGGAGCGCCTTCAGTACGCTGAGCGGTGGTATGAACTCCATCAGATGCCAGTACCAGCAGGGCCGACCGACGTCGTCATCCGCCCCTGGGAAGGGACGGTGGTTGGCGAGACCTACAACGGAGCGATTCACCTGAACGCCAATTTGCTGGCGGGCGAGGGAGCGACCGACGGGAGAGTGGAGGCGACCATCGCGCACGAGTTGTTCCACCTCATCTGCGCCAGCCAGGGATGGACCGAACGGCGGTTCGTCGGCTCGGAAGACAGCGTGTGTGTGGCCATGGAGACCCAGGTCTTTCCTCACGTGACTGCCTTTCGCGAGTACGCCTGGCCGCTTGTGTTTCCCACCTTGCGCAACGGGCTGGTCAGACAAGGGCCCGGCGAAGAGGCCAACATACCCGCCCGACGTGGCTACTACCTGTGGCCGTGGACGCACTACCTGGCTTACAGCTATGGCGTCTCCGCACTGCGCGAGTATGTCACCGACACCATACCGGATGATGCTCTGGCCCAACGTTTCCGCAACTTCTGTTACAGTGTCATCGCCGCCGACCGTGCGCTTCGGGACCCGCTGACCGTAGCCGGTGTACGTGCGAGCACCGGCTGGGCCCTTGGGAACCGCGACCTCGACCGGATGGCTGAGGCCACGATGGGGAGCCGTACGGCCACGCTACCGCTGGGGGCATCGGATCTGCGCGCGTCCTCCCCGCTGTCTCTGTCCCTGCTTGTGCTCAATGTTCCGCGCTCTCCCGGGGGCACATTGGTTATTCGACGCGATTGGCCCGAGGAGACAGAGGAGTACGTGGCCATCCGCCCCAGCACGGCCAGAGAGAACGAGAGGCTGCCCTCCGGTCGGACCACGGCAGACATGCGCTCAATGAAAGGCGGCATGGCCCTGCGGGGCGCGTGGGTCGACAGCCCGACGTTCAAGACCTATCTCCCCGTGGCAGTCATCTGCACGGCGACCGGCCAGCAGGGCGCGCCGCAGACCGATGCCCGGCTGATTGCCTACCGGCTCAATCCCCCGACGGGTGTCACCATGACCAAGCAGCCGGGCCAACCCACGCGGCTATCGTGGAAGCTGCCCGAGACGGGCTGCACGCTACCCCTGAACGATTGCCTGTCGTCGTACAGGGTGTTCGGCAAGACGAAGAACAATACGGATCAGCTCATCGCCGAGCTGTACTTCGACATCCCCCAGGCCGACCTCAAGCAGTTCGAGGGCAAAGCGATGCTCAGCATCACCCCGGGACAAACCGAGGTCATGTTCCCGGCCGCCGCGACCGAGCAGTACATCGCCATGGGCATGCAGTCGGTGGAAAAGGCCCTGAAGTATCCCAGCGGCAAGCAGGTTATGTCCGACATCGCATGGAGCCCATACGCCTGCAGTATCAGCATCTCCCCCAACCCCTTCGAGGTCACTGTGGGGCGGCAGATGGTGTTCGATGCCAAGGCCGACTACCCGCCCAAAGGCGCGCGTTATGTATGGTCTTGCAGCGGGCAGGTAGTCAGGAACTACGAGGCAAGCGCCCCGATGCAGTTCGCCACCGAGGGGCCGGCCAGTGTAACCGTCACGCTGATGAGCGAAGATGGCAAGACGCTGTGCAGCGCCACAGCCAGCGGCCGCGTGAAGAAGAAGGAACTGCCGCCGGAACAGCCCGATGTGCAAGAGCCTGCGAAGGACGAAGCCACCGCGCACGGTGTCTGGCGCCTGGCCCGGCGCGAGGTGGAGAGCTCTCAGCAGGAACGGCCCTGGCATGAGATCGCAATCAGCGACGGCTCCACCGATGCAAGGAACTACAACAGGCTCGTGGGCGAACCAGACCGCCGCATGTTGTACCACTGCCTCCATTCCTGGAGTGCCCCCCCAACTACGATCGTGCCCGGTCGGGAGTATTCTATGCGCATCACGGCACAAAGCGTCGCATTTCCGGAGGGCGAAGGTGCCCGGACCACCACCGTGTTCGGTGCGGGCAGCTTCCTGACCGAGGAGGGGGTGTCTACAGATGGGGGATCCACTGAACCGGCCGCTGCGCAGTTGAAATTCCAGGCCTATCAAGGTGCACCGGGCGCCACTTGGCGCCTGTGGGTCGGCGGCGCGGGGGGCTGGATGCGCTGGCGGGTAGACTATGTTTACGAGTGGGTGCCCTGA